The following are from one region of the Arcobacter defluvii genome:
- a CDS encoding NAD(P)/FAD-dependent oxidoreductase, whose protein sequence is MKRDIIIIGAGIMGLTTAYELLKAGRKVTIIDESDITDSTSFGNAGLLSAFDKGPLANPGIVFNTLKLMIKGESPVNIHPTLDTKIYKWLWKFVNSANKDRLKRTLALFEKYGHISNDAYEKMQNIDGLDLDFHRKGMLSVFTEQKSYDKKLLDYAIKNDDVFEIIEKNKIKEFIPCITNDAKGAIHFKRNTHFDPKRTMLELKRYLKENGAEFILNERISHIKYSDSKIESISSALNTYEADTYIMSTGHQTHLADKVNQNLMMTPAKGYSITFKMPKELQPVTSTLFSDLFIVMTPRRDDVRITSKLEIGSTNHQIVKKQIESIKENFKKYTVPFIMEDIIEWTGFRPLTPNDMPLIGRDEKYKNLIYGMGLGWLGMTFGPALASILKDFIVNDLENKNSDDILLFSGFYQGKY, encoded by the coding sequence ATGAAACGAGATATTATAATAATTGGTGCAGGGATTATGGGTTTAACAACTGCATACGAACTTCTTAAAGCAGGTAGAAAAGTTACAATTATAGATGAAAGTGATATAACAGATTCAACCTCTTTTGGAAATGCTGGTTTATTATCTGCATTTGATAAAGGACCACTTGCAAATCCAGGGATTGTTTTTAATACATTAAAACTTATGATAAAAGGTGAATCACCTGTAAATATACATCCTACTTTAGATACAAAAATATATAAATGGTTATGGAAATTTGTAAACAGTGCTAATAAAGATAGACTAAAACGAACTTTAGCTTTATTTGAAAAATATGGGCATATATCAAATGATGCTTATGAAAAGATGCAAAATATTGATGGTTTAGATTTAGATTTTCATAGAAAGGGTATGTTATCTGTTTTTACGGAACAAAAAAGTTATGATAAAAAATTACTTGATTATGCAATAAAAAATGATGATGTTTTTGAAATTATTGAAAAAAACAAAATAAAAGAATTTATACCTTGTATTACAAATGATGCGAAAGGTGCTATTCATTTTAAAAGAAATACTCACTTTGACCCAAAAAGAACAATGTTAGAATTAAAAAGATATTTAAAAGAAAACGGTGCTGAATTTATTTTAAATGAAAGAATTTCACATATCAAATATTCTGATTCAAAAATTGAATCTATTAGTTCAGCTCTAAATACTTATGAAGCAGATACATATATAATGTCAACAGGTCATCAGACACATTTAGCAGATAAAGTAAATCAAAATCTTATGATGACGCCTGCAAAAGGATATAGTATCACTTTTAAAATGCCTAAAGAATTGCAACCAGTTACCTCTACACTATTTTCTGATTTATTTATTGTTATGACACCAAGACGTGATGATGTAAGAATTACATCAAAATTAGAGATTGGTTCAACAAATCATCAAATAGTAAAAAAACAAATTGAGAGTATAAAAGAAAATTTCAAAAAATATACTGTTCCTTTTATCATGGAAGATATTATTGAGTGGACTGGATTTAGACCTTTAACACCTAATGATATGCCACTTATTGGAAGAGATGAAAAATATAAAAACTTGATTTATGGTATGGGATTAGGTTGGCTAGGAATGACTTTTGGTCCAGCACTAGCTTCTATATTAAAAGATTTTATTGTAAATGATTTAGAGAATAAAAATAGTGATGATATTCTTTTATTTTCTGGTTTTTATCAAGGAAAATATTAA
- the rpsJ gene encoding 30S ribosomal protein S10: protein MEKIRLKLKAYDHRVLDRSVASIVEAVKRTGADLRGPIPLPTKIRRYTVIKGPHVNKDSREQFEIRVHSRIIDIIAATPDTVDSLMKLDLAPEVDVEVRSMGQE from the coding sequence ATGGAAAAAATCAGATTAAAGCTTAAAGCTTATGATCATAGAGTTTTAGACAGAAGTGTTGCTTCAATTGTTGAAGCTGTTAAAAGAACTGGTGCTGATTTGAGAGGTCCAATCCCTCTTCCTACAAAAATCAGAAGATATACAGTTATTAAAGGTCCTCACGTAAATAAGGATTCAAGAGAGCAATTTGAAATCAGAGTTCATTCAAGAATTATTGATATTATTGCTGCAACTCCTGATACTGTAGATTCGCTAATGAAACTTGACTTAGCTCCTGAAGTTGATGTTGAAGTTAGATCTATGGGTCAAGAATAA
- the rplC gene encoding 50S ribosomal protein L3, with translation MEFIVQKIGMSRTVSVPSTAVTLLKVLDTKVCEVSEGVALVSYSNGKKFNKAIEGQQKKFNLSKEFNRFATITVANGEAGDLDVSGLGEAKLVKSTFKTKGRGFSGAVKRWNFAGGRASHGHRMGKRVGSIGNCEWPGRVQPGKKMPGQYGNTNVSVKNEVISFDAETGILVLKGSVSGANGSLGKVKVAK, from the coding sequence ATGGAATTTATAGTTCAAAAAATCGGTATGAGTAGAACAGTTTCTGTTCCTAGTACAGCTGTTACACTTTTAAAAGTTCTTGATACTAAAGTATGTGAAGTATCTGAAGGTGTAGCACTAGTTTCTTATAGCAATGGTAAAAAATTTAACAAAGCTATTGAAGGTCAACAAAAAAAGTTCAACTTATCTAAAGAGTTTAACAGATTTGCAACAATTACTGTAGCAAATGGTGAAGCTGGTGATTTAGATGTTTCTGGATTAGGTGAAGCTAAATTAGTAAAATCAACTTTTAAAACTAAAGGTAGAGGTTTCTCTGGTGCAGTTAAAAGATGGAATTTTGCTGGTGGTAGAGCATCTCATGGTCACAGAATGGGTAAAAGAGTTGGTTCAATCGGTAACTGCGAATGGCCAGGTAGAGTTCAGCCAGGTAAAAAAATGCCAGGGCAATACGGAAATACAAATGTATCTGTAAAAAATGAAGTTATTTCATTTGATGCTGAGACAGGAATTTTAGTTCTTAAAGGTTCAGTATCTGGTGCAAATGGTTCATTAGGAAAAGTAAAGGTTGCTAAATGA
- the rplD gene encoding 50S ribosomal protein L4 encodes MSKAIVLNEKFENNGEVVLPASYEEINSHNLYLYVKSYLAALRSNTARAKTRAEVSGGGKKPKAQKGSGAARWGSKRSPLFVGGGQAFGPTKRNYNQKVNKKQKALALKYAINAQANNGSLFVVDSLKIESGKTKEAVAVLNKLNKRDTLIVCDVIDEKTYLAFRNIKNCYMVEKQEVNAYIIATYHSVLIEKSVLDALTKEA; translated from the coding sequence ATGAGCAAAGCTATAGTATTAAACGAAAAATTTGAAAATAATGGTGAAGTAGTTTTACCAGCAAGTTATGAAGAGATTAACTCTCACAACTTATATTTATATGTAAAATCATATTTAGCAGCATTAAGATCAAATACAGCAAGAGCTAAAACAAGAGCAGAAGTAAGCGGTGGTGGTAAAAAACCTAAAGCTCAAAAAGGTTCTGGTGCAGCTAGATGGGGTTCAAAAAGATCTCCTTTATTCGTTGGTGGGGGACAAGCATTTGGACCTACTAAAAGAAACTATAACCAAAAAGTTAATAAAAAACAAAAAGCTTTAGCATTAAAATATGCTATTAATGCACAAGCTAACAATGGTTCGTTATTTGTTGTTGATTCTTTAAAAATTGAGTCAGGTAAAACAAAAGAGGCAGTTGCAGTTTTAAATAAACTAAATAAAAGAGATACATTAATAGTATGCGATGTTATTGATGAAAAAACATATTTAGCATTTAGAAATATTAAAAACTGTTATATGGTTGAAAAGCAAGAAGTTAACGCTTATATAATTGCTACATACCATTCAGTATTAATTGAAAAATCAGTGCTTGATGCATTAACAAAAGAGGCTTAA
- a CDS encoding 50S ribosomal protein L23: MADITDIKAILYTEKTIELQENGVIVVQTSPRMTKSGLKEVFKEYFGVTPSKVNSLRQDGKVKRFKGKLGKRPDFKKFYVTLPEGAAIANLSA; the protein is encoded by the coding sequence ATGGCAGATATTACAGATATTAAAGCAATATTATATACAGAAAAAACAATTGAGCTTCAAGAAAATGGTGTAATCGTTGTTCAAACTAGTCCAAGAATGACTAAAAGCGGTTTAAAAGAAGTATTTAAAGAATATTTTGGTGTTACTCCATCAAAAGTTAATTCTTTAAGACAAGATGGTAAAGTAAAAAGATTTAAAGGAAAATTAGGTAAAAGACCTGATTTCAAAAAATTCTATGTAACATTACCAGAGGGCGCAGCTATTGCGAACCTATCAGCTTAA
- the rplB gene encoding 50S ribosomal protein L2: MAIKKFRPITPARRFMSVMDSSDITSKPTVKSLLVRVKAAAGRNNNGRITSRHKEAGAKKLYRIIDFKRNKFGVEGTVSTIEYDPYRNCRICLVTYLDGDKRYIIQPSGLKVGDKVQASESGLDILPGNAMNLINIPVGTMVHNIEMKPGKGGQIARSAGGYAQIMGREDKYVIMRLPSGEMRKILGVCMATIGVVGNEDFTNMVVGKAGRSRYLGIRPQTRGSAMNPIDHPHGGGEGKTNSGRHPVTPWGMPTKGYKTRKKKASDKLIISKRKK, from the coding sequence ATGGCAATTAAAAAATTTAGACCAATAACTCCTGCAAGAAGATTCATGTCTGTTATGGATAGTTCTGATATTACTTCTAAACCAACAGTTAAATCTTTACTTGTAAGAGTAAAAGCAGCAGCTGGTAGAAATAATAACGGTAGAATTACATCTAGACACAAAGAAGCAGGTGCTAAAAAATTATATAGAATTATTGATTTCAAAAGAAATAAATTCGGTGTTGAGGGTACAGTATCTACTATAGAATACGATCCATACAGAAACTGTAGAATTTGTTTAGTTACATATTTGGATGGGGATAAAAGATATATTATTCAACCTTCTGGATTAAAAGTTGGTGATAAAGTTCAAGCTTCTGAATCAGGTCTTGATATTTTACCAGGTAATGCAATGAATTTAATTAATATTCCTGTTGGAACAATGGTTCATAATATCGAAATGAAACCAGGAAAAGGTGGTCAAATCGCTAGATCTGCTGGTGGATATGCTCAAATTATGGGTAGAGAAGATAAATATGTAATCATGAGATTACCATCTGGTGAAATGAGAAAAATTCTTGGTGTTTGTATGGCTACAATTGGTGTAGTTGGAAATGAAGATTTCACAAATATGGTTGTTGGTAAAGCTGGTAGAAGTAGATACCTTGGTATTAGACCTCAAACTAGAGGATCTGCAATGAACCCTATTGATCACCCACACGGTGGAGGGGAAGGTAAAACTAACTCTGGTAGACATCCTGTTACTCCATGGGGTATGCCAACTAAAGGTTATAAAACTAGAAAGAAAAAAGCTAGTGACAAACTAATCATTTCAAAAAGAAAGAAGTAA
- the rpsS gene encoding 30S ribosomal protein S19 — protein sequence MARSIKKGPFVDAHLMKKVISANSANDKKPIKTWSRRSTVLPDMIGLTFNVHNGRNFVPVNITENHVGYKLGEFAPTRTFKGHKGSVQRKA from the coding sequence ATGGCAAGATCGATAAAAAAAGGTCCATTCGTAGACGCACACCTAATGAAAAAAGTTATTAGTGCAAATAGTGCTAATGATAAAAAACCAATCAAAACTTGGTCAAGAAGATCAACTGTATTACCAGATATGATTGGATTAACTTTCAATGTGCACAATGGAAGAAATTTCGTTCCTGTAAATATTACAGAGAACCACGTTGGATATAAATTAGGTGAATTTGCACCAACTAGAACATTTAAGGGCCATAAAGGTTCTGTTCAAAGAAAGGCATAA
- the rplV gene encoding 50S ribosomal protein L22, giving the protein MAKAILKFIRLSPIKARLIAREVQGMNAEYAIASLQFTPNKAAGIISKVIASAVANAGLDPVDAVITSARVDKGPVLKRFTPRARGSASPKHKPTAHIMIEVAAATKGDK; this is encoded by the coding sequence ATGGCTAAAGCAATATTAAAATTTATTAGACTTTCTCCAATCAAAGCAAGATTAATTGCAAGAGAAGTTCAAGGAATGAATGCAGAGTATGCAATTGCATCTTTACAATTTACTCCAAATAAAGCTGCTGGAATTATTTCTAAAGTTATAGCATCTGCTGTTGCAAATGCAGGTTTAGATCCAGTTGATGCAGTTATCACATCAGCTAGAGTTGATAAAGGTCCAGTTCTTAAGAGATTTACTCCAAGAGCAAGAGGTTCAGCTTCACCAAAGCACAAACCAACTGCACATATTATGATTGAAGTAGCTGCTGCAACTAAAGGAGATAAGTAA
- the rpsC gene encoding 30S ribosomal protein S3, with product MGQKVNPIGLRLGINRNWESRWFPKFETMPANVAEDDKIRKYVKKELYYAGIAQTIVERTAKKVRVTVVAARPGIIIGKKGADVEKLKNALSKLVGKEIAVNIKEERKPQISAQLSAENVAQQLERRVAFRRAMKRVMQNALKGGAKGIKVSVSGRLGGAEMARTEWYLEGRVPLHTLRARIDYGFAEAHTTYGCIGIKVWIFKGEVLAKGIPTEKAEESTSKPKRRPTKKRGK from the coding sequence ATGGGTCAAAAAGTTAATCCAATTGGACTAAGATTAGGTATTAATAGAAATTGGGAATCAAGATGGTTTCCTAAATTTGAAACTATGCCAGCAAATGTTGCAGAAGATGACAAAATCAGAAAGTATGTTAAAAAAGAATTATACTATGCTGGAATTGCTCAAACTATTGTTGAAAGAACAGCGAAAAAAGTTAGAGTTACAGTTGTTGCAGCAAGACCTGGTATTATCATTGGTAAAAAAGGTGCAGATGTTGAAAAACTAAAAAATGCACTTTCAAAATTAGTTGGTAAAGAAATTGCTGTTAACATCAAAGAAGAAAGAAAACCACAAATCTCTGCTCAATTATCTGCTGAGAACGTTGCTCAACAATTAGAAAGAAGAGTTGCATTCAGAAGAGCTATGAAAAGAGTTATGCAAAATGCATTAAAAGGTGGAGCAAAAGGTATTAAAGTATCTGTTTCTGGAAGACTTGGTGGAGCTGAAATGGCAAGAACTGAGTGGTATTTAGAAGGTAGAGTTCCATTACATACTTTAAGAGCAAGAATCGATTATGGTTTTGCTGAAGCTCATACAACTTATGGTTGTATTGGTATTAAAGTTTGGATTTTCAAAGGTGAAGTATTAGCTAAAGGTATTCCAACTGAAAAAGCTGAAGAATCAACTTCTAAACCTAAAAGAAGACCAACTAAGAAAAGAGGTAAATAA
- the rplP gene encoding 50S ribosomal protein L16: MLMPKRTKFRKMMKGRNRGMAHRGNSLAYGDIGIKAVEHGRIDSRQIEASRIAMTRKVKRQAKVWIMVFPDKPLTAKPLETRMGKGKGSVDKWVMNIKPGRICFEMAGVSEELAREALTLAMHKLPFKTKIVTRDSENELY, encoded by the coding sequence ATGTTAATGCCTAAAAGAACTAAGTTCAGAAAAATGATGAAAGGCCGAAATAGAGGTATGGCTCATAGAGGAAACTCTTTAGCATACGGAGATATCGGTATCAAAGCAGTTGAACACGGTAGAATCGATTCAAGACAAATTGAAGCGTCAAGAATTGCAATGACAAGAAAAGTAAAAAGACAAGCAAAAGTTTGGATTATGGTATTCCCTGATAAACCACTTACTGCTAAACCATTAGAAACAAGAATGGGTAAAGGTAAAGGTTCTGTTGATAAATGGGTTATGAACATTAAGCCTGGAAGAATTTGTTTTGAAATGGCTGGAGTATCTGAAGAATTAGCGAGAGAAGCTTTAACTTTAGCAATGCATAAGCTACCATTTAAAACTAAAATTGTAACAAGAGATAGCGAAAATGAACTATACTGA
- the rpmC gene encoding 50S ribosomal protein L29: protein MNYTDLKDKNLNELQVLLKEKKVLLFELKAKLKTMQLTNTSELRVAKKDIAKIQTAITAAKAN, encoded by the coding sequence ATGAACTATACTGATTTAAAAGACAAAAACTTGAATGAACTTCAAGTATTATTAAAAGAGAAAAAGGTGCTTCTTTTTGAATTAAAAGCTAAGCTAAAAACAATGCAGTTAACAAATACTTCTGAATTAAGAGTTGCTAAAAAAGACATCGCTAAAATTCAAACAGCTATAACTGCTGCAAAAGCTAACTAA
- the rpsQ gene encoding 30S ribosomal protein S17: MTHKREIQGVVVKKSGDKTASILVTRSVLHPKYHKTVKRFKKYLVHDEKNELNVGDSVIAVECRPLSKTKSFRLKTIVATGVK, from the coding sequence ATGACACATAAAAGAGAGATTCAAGGTGTAGTGGTAAAAAAATCAGGTGATAAAACTGCTTCTATTTTAGTTACAAGATCAGTTTTACATCCAAAATATCACAAAACTGTAAAGAGATTTAAAAAATATTTAGTTCACGATGAAAAAAATGAATTAAATGTTGGTGATAGTGTTATCGCTGTTGAGTGTAGACCATTGTCAAAGACTAAATCTTTTAGATTAAAGACGATAGTAGCTACAGGAGTTAAATAA
- the rplN gene encoding 50S ribosomal protein L14, which translates to MIQSFTRLNVADNTGAKEIMCIKVLGGSKRRYATVGDVIVASVKKALPTGKIKKGQVVKAVVVRTHKEVHRENGSLIRFDDNAAVILDAKREPVGTRIFGPVAREVRYSGFMKIVSLAPEVL; encoded by the coding sequence ATGATTCAAAGTTTTACAAGATTAAACGTAGCTGACAACACAGGTGCTAAAGAGATTATGTGTATCAAAGTTTTAGGTGGGTCTAAAAGAAGATATGCAACTGTTGGTGATGTTATTGTTGCTTCAGTTAAAAAAGCTTTACCAACTGGAAAAATTAAAAAAGGTCAAGTTGTAAAAGCTGTTGTTGTTAGAACTCATAAAGAAGTTCATAGAGAAAATGGTTCATTAATTAGATTTGATGATAATGCAGCGGTTATTCTAGATGCAAAAAGAGAGCCAGTTGGAACAAGAATCTTTGGACCAGTTGCTAGGGAAGTAAGATATTCAGGTTTCATGAAAATCGTTTCACTTGCACCGGAGGTATTATAA
- the rplX gene encoding 50S ribosomal protein L24 produces MAIKLKIKKGDTVKIIAGDDKGKTGEVLAVLPKERKVIVKDCKVAKKTVKPDQEKNPEGGFVNKEMPIDISNVAKVEGN; encoded by the coding sequence ATGGCAATTAAATTAAAAATCAAAAAAGGTGATACTGTAAAAATCATCGCTGGTGATGATAAAGGTAAAACTGGTGAAGTTTTAGCTGTATTACCAAAAGAAAGAAAAGTAATTGTAAAAGATTGCAAAGTTGCTAAAAAAACAGTTAAACCTGATCAAGAAAAAAATCCAGAAGGTGGATTTGTAAACAAAGAAATGCCAATTGACATTTCAAATGTAGCAAAAGTAGAGGGTAACTAA
- the rplE gene encoding 50S ribosomal protein L5 has protein sequence MASRLFEKYKSEIKPALEAEFPKNKCLTAKLEKVVISVGAGEAMKDSKLIQNIEDTISLIAGQRAVKVIAKKSVAGFKVREGMPVGVKVTLRGEQMYHFLDKLCNVALPRVKDFRGLNKNGFDGRGNFNFGLDEQLMFPEVVYDNIIKTHGMNISISTSSSNDAEAFRLLELVGIPFTKGRA, from the coding sequence ATGGCATCAAGATTATTTGAAAAATATAAATCAGAAATCAAACCAGCATTAGAAGCTGAATTTCCAAAAAACAAATGTTTAACAGCTAAATTAGAAAAAGTTGTTATCTCTGTTGGTGCTGGTGAAGCAATGAAAGATTCTAAATTAATTCAAAATATTGAAGATACAATCTCTTTAATTGCTGGTCAAAGAGCAGTTAAAGTAATTGCTAAAAAATCAGTAGCTGGATTTAAAGTTAGAGAAGGTATGCCAGTTGGTGTTAAAGTTACTTTAAGAGGTGAACAAATGTATCATTTCTTAGATAAATTATGTAACGTTGCATTACCAAGAGTAAAAGACTTTAGAGGTCTTAACAAAAATGGTTTTGATGGTAGAGGGAATTTCAATTTTGGTTTAGACGAGCAATTAATGTTCCCAGAAGTTGTATATGATAATATTATCAAAACACACGGTATGAATATTTCAATTTCTACAAGTTCTTCTAATGATGCTGAAGCATTCAGATTATTAGAATTAGTAGGAATTCCATTTACAAAAGGAAGAGCGTAA
- a CDS encoding type Z 30S ribosomal protein S14, translating into MAKKSMIAKQQRTPKFAVRAYTRCSVCGRPHSVYRDFGLCRVCLRKMANEGLLPGVRKASW; encoded by the coding sequence ATGGCAAAAAAATCTATGATCGCTAAACAACAAAGAACACCTAAGTTTGCTGTAAGAGCATACACAAGATGTTCTGTTTGTGGAAGACCTCACTCTGTTTATAGAGATTTTGGTTTATGTAGAGTTTGTTTAAGAAAAATGGCTAACGAAGGTTTATTACCTGGTGTTAGAAAAGCTAGTTGGTAG
- the rpsH gene encoding 30S ribosomal protein S8, with protein MMNDIIADALTRIRNAAMRKLEVATLLHSNTVVGVLNVLLQKEYITGFKVIDGQNNKKTIQVELKYDDNEKSVINEITRVSKPGRRVYKNASEIKNFKNGYGTIIVSTNKGVIANDEAYAANVGGEVLCTVW; from the coding sequence ATGATGAATGATATAATCGCAGATGCTTTAACTAGAATTAGAAATGCTGCAATGAGAAAATTAGAAGTTGCAACATTATTACACTCAAATACAGTAGTAGGTGTTTTAAACGTTTTATTACAAAAAGAGTATATTACTGGATTCAAAGTTATTGATGGACAAAACAACAAAAAAACAATTCAAGTTGAATTGAAATATGATGATAATGAGAAATCAGTAATTAATGAAATTACAAGAGTTTCTAAACCAGGAAGAAGAGTTTACAAAAACGCTTCTGAAATTAAAAACTTTAAAAATGGGTACGGTACTATTATCGTTTCAACTAACAAAGGTGTAATTGCTAATGATGAAGCATATGCAGCTAATGTTGGTGGTGAAGTACTTTGTACTGTATGGTAG
- the rplF gene encoding 50S ribosomal protein L6, with protein sequence MSRIGKKPIAIPSGIEVTVSGTVISVKKGNNVSTVETHGRVGIEIANSQVVLTRNGESKESSAFWGTYRALTANAINGLNVGFTKSLEINGVGYRAAVKGNVLELLLGYSHPINYEIPKGLEVTVEKNIINVKGADKQQVGQAAAIIRGFRKPEPYKGKGVKYTDEKIIRKAGKTSKK encoded by the coding sequence ATGTCAAGAATTGGTAAAAAACCTATCGCAATTCCTTCAGGAATTGAAGTTACAGTAAGTGGTACAGTAATTAGTGTAAAAAAAGGAAACAATGTTTCTACAGTTGAAACTCATGGAAGAGTTGGTATTGAAATTGCTAACTCTCAAGTTGTATTAACTAGAAATGGTGAATCAAAAGAGTCTTCAGCATTTTGGGGAACTTATAGAGCTTTAACAGCTAATGCTATCAATGGTCTTAATGTAGGATTTACAAAATCTTTAGAAATCAATGGAGTTGGTTATAGAGCTGCTGTAAAAGGTAATGTATTAGAACTATTATTAGGTTATTCTCACCCAATTAACTATGAAATCCCAAAAGGATTAGAAGTTACTGTTGAAAAAAACATTATTAATGTAAAAGGTGCTGACAAACAACAAGTTGGTCAAGCTGCTGCAATTATTAGAGGCTTTAGAAAACCAGAACCGTATAAAGGTAAAGGTGTTAAATATACTGATGAGAAAATCATCAGAAAAGCCGGAAAAACTTCTAAGAAGTAA
- the rplR gene encoding 50S ribosomal protein L18: MSREKDLAKKNALRIKRKKRVRSSIFGTAEKPRVSIFKSNKYVSAQAINDVEGVTLAAVSSKAMGLNVNKENAIKVAAQLAENLKAAGIEAVVYDRNGYLYHGVVAAFADALRENGIKL, translated from the coding sequence ATGAGTAGAGAAAAAGATTTAGCTAAAAAAAATGCTTTAAGAATCAAAAGAAAAAAAAGAGTTAGAAGTTCAATCTTTGGTACAGCTGAAAAGCCAAGAGTATCAATTTTTAAATCTAACAAATACGTTAGTGCACAAGCTATCAATGATGTTGAAGGTGTAACTTTAGCAGCAGTTAGCTCAAAAGCTATGGGTTTAAATGTGAATAAAGAAAATGCAATTAAAGTTGCAGCACAACTTGCTGAAAATTTAAAAGCAGCTGGAATCGAAGCAGTAGTTTACGATAGAAATGGTTATCTTTATCATGGTGTTGTAGCAGCATTTGCTGACGCATTAAGAGAAAACGGTATCAAATTATAA
- the rpsE gene encoding 30S ribosomal protein S5, producing the protein MAVNREDFQEAIVKIGRVTKVVKGGRRFRFTALVVVGDKNGTVGFGTGKAKEVPDAIKKALDDAFKSLVTVSIKGTTIAHDIEHKYNASKILLKPASEGTGLIAGGAARPVLELSGVKDIIAKSLGSNNPNNLVQATVEALAKIKG; encoded by the coding sequence ATGGCAGTAAATAGAGAAGACTTTCAAGAAGCAATCGTTAAAATCGGAAGAGTAACAAAAGTTGTAAAGGGTGGTAGAAGATTCAGATTTACAGCTTTAGTTGTTGTTGGTGATAAAAACGGTACAGTAGGATTTGGAACTGGTAAAGCTAAAGAGGTTCCTGATGCAATTAAAAAAGCATTAGATGATGCATTCAAAAGCTTAGTTACTGTTTCTATTAAAGGAACTACAATAGCACATGATATTGAACATAAATATAATGCAAGTAAAATATTATTAAAACCAGCATCTGAGGGTACTGGACTAATCGCTGGGGGAGCTGCAAGACCTGTTCTTGAGCTTTCAGGGGTTAAAGATATTATTGCTAAATCTTTAGGTTCAAATAATCCAAACAACCTTGTACAAGCTACTGTTGAAGCATTAGCTAAGATAAAAGGATAA
- the rplO gene encoding 50S ribosomal protein L15 — translation MALENLQPAAGSTKNVKRIGRGQGSGTGKTAGKGNKGQKARSGYKMKRGFEGGQQPLYKRLPKVGFFSRVVKPYSINVDKVSQIAKLDEITLDSIKSVYKLSKSVEKVKLIGSTAKDLVAKIKDENVTTTGK, via the coding sequence ATGGCATTAGAAAATTTACAACCAGCAGCTGGTAGTACAAAAAATGTAAAAAGAATTGGTAGAGGTCAAGGTAGTGGTACAGGTAAAACTGCTGGAAAAGGTAACAAAGGTCAAAAAGCAAGATCTGGTTACAAAATGAAAAGAGGATTTGAAGGTGGTCAACAACCACTTTATAAAAGACTTCCAAAAGTTGGTTTCTTTTCAAGAGTAGTTAAACCTTATTCTATCAATGTTGATAAAGTATCTCAAATTGCAAAACTTGATGAAATTACATTAGATTCTATTAAATCAGTGTATAAATTATCAAAATCAGTTGAAAAAGTTAAATTAATTGGTTCAACTGCAAAAGATTTAGTAGCTAAGATTAAAGACGAAAACGTTACAACTACTGGAAAATAG